The following is a genomic window from Rutidosis leptorrhynchoides isolate AG116_Rl617_1_P2 chromosome 8, CSIRO_AGI_Rlap_v1, whole genome shotgun sequence.
ttggtatcttgttttgcttaagtcttttaacctcacgatccattatttcgacgggttcttcgatgaattgaagtttttcgttgatttggatttcatctaacggaatagtgagatcttctttagcaaaacatttcttcaaattcgagacgtggaaagtgttatgtacagccgcgagttgttgaggtaactcaagtcggtaagctactggtccgacacgatcaataatcttgaatggtccaatataccttggatttaatttccctcgtttaccaaattgaacaacgcctttccaaggtgcaactttaagcatgaccatctctccaatttcaaattctatatcttttcttttaatgtcagcgtagctcttttgtcgactttgggcggttttcaaccgttgttgaatttggatgatcttctcggtagtttctcttagggaggccatccatgtaaagttcaactcttagggactcgggagtcatgagattcggacaacttaaggctagttcggcaaaccgttgattataagcttcgaggtcattcccgaccgtttttaaatttcttaggccctgttcgagccttcgagtctcatcgtgtgggaaatattcggtgatcattctttctcttaattcggtccaagggagtgtgtgggcttcatcgatacccaccgatcgtacatacgtgttccaccatgagagagcaacaccggtgaaagtgagggtggagaatttgaacttatctcggtctcgacaaccgcttatgctaaaaatggattccgtttgatcaaaccatcgggtgagagcaactggtcccccggttccatcgaaagtgggagagttgtacttcatgaagcttttgtaggagcacccctcgtttgaattaccggctccctgattattgttgttggaaaagtgatcggccacggcctcacccacggcggtggctatcatttgttgaagagcttgttctagagtttcgggaggagtattgtgttgactttggtgagccattgttccttcatgacacaagaatatcgttgtttagtattttcaacaatactaaccgtgatacagaaaaaggatagagagaaaaattttccttgactcgccttaaattctttatgtcataatgtcggaacgttcatgtgaatcaccgtaatataatcccggaaattatattaccctgattcacatgtgcatttaacattacttcataaagtcaaggtggcgcgttaacaaaatttatcaacgtaagatcaagatcgaatatgagttagatatgataaaagagttcgagtataatgcacaaataatcaagtaattcctacttcagtctatatgccggttgtagtctagattcactaatgtaccctatgactcggggttgacaccaatgaactctaaatccctacaaccaaagctctgataccacttgtagcgacccctacaaatcgtcattgatggcgtcgactacttaggtcctgttacgtggtcgtaggtctttaaacataacgtttgaccaaaagtatgtcgcattcatttcaaaagttaagatttgtttcaaagtttacaagaattgttcatccaaagttacgttacaaagttataagtacaagtgaatactatgcgacacagtttaaagaaaGTCAAACGACGCTCCATGtagtgcatatatactcgacatccaatgcaaatatcaaataatgagcggaagcatgtttcacatatcgttcaaagacctgagaaaaacatagaaatctgtcaacgaaaacgttggtgaaatcataggtttaagtaagcaattgagtaagtaaagtaagccaacccacaagatttgcaaagttgaaataatagtaatacattctaaaagttaatattcacgagcactcaattatcaaggcttaacgttccgtccgttgataccccattaatagtgctagaacaacactgtttctcaaaaatatatttcatccgtagacggtagcaaaccatccaagatgagggtttgtcaaacccatatggccatacaacataaattcacgcctacacttacaccctgcaagtgtaactaatgataatcgaattgaggctttcgttctaaactcgtatgtagaatgtttgttttcctgtacttgtgttcacttagttaagaagaaacgtttatgttttctcatcccaaatataagatcaaaagagtaaaagtgggactatgatctcaccttgagtgcaagagtaataaagtacttcaacaagtaaacgcgtgcaaagacaaagctagtcttgatctaaacaaatagggttgtatcaataacggtaaacacgatcggtcaaagatgttcaattagtcctatggctcgttacggctCGATtacatagcatgtgaatcaaattgtcaagtttcatgcaagatacaagtaaagaatcatgttagaaagattgcataatcatttggttaagtttgacaaaaagtcaaactttggtggtcaaagtcaacgaaaaagtcaacacgttcgggtcgggtcccgaactatttttctgaggtttttattcatgtataagcatgttagaacaagtctcatgtgaatcggaggtgcgtagcatagcaaacattttccaaaaatggacaaagttggacagcctactttggcgcgccgcgagggtatatggcgcgccgcgccattacctgtgcagagaaatctggcagtttttaagttttatgcacgaacctaacttcaaacaatcaccatttatgacccgcaaacaatcaaaacatgtatcttatatcattggaaagatattttgacaaggaacataactaactacttttcatcaagcgaaaacatcatttacaataaccgatttctcgctaagtggtcattcaaggtccattttcaaagtttcaagttcttgaaatgcattacatgattcgggaatccaatccacacatatgatatgccgtttcgaatgtAATTagtcatgcaatacaactaaacacttactaacaacatttcattgcatccaaagtatcaaaagtacatttcaagttcatcaaaccctaatcaaaattcacaaaaatcacaaatcatgtatttgaagttttcttaatcaacctacgcatcataacgaagctagtgatactagtaacacaattaaaacatgaactttaacaatttaacaatatttaatcttccaaaatcaaagattaagaaaacccattttcaagtgttcaaactagttactcaaatcaacaaatcgaacaaacaaaacatatattcatgttatacacgagccatagacactaattaacacttttataattcaaaaacatcaagaacacaaaatctagtgattttagaaagttacccaaatgagataaaattggtatcaagtcgaagaggatgaagggaggattctaaatatgtaatttattttgtgaaacacttgttaggtcatgaatggatgatgaattctttgtttggagaatttagagaaaatgtgaaagtatgagaagaaaatgaaaatgaaaataatgaatggaggaggtggtgtttgactcctttgacctagtcaaatctttgacactttggcaagtttagtccctcaagtttgtaatcgggtgcgggaattaaccgaacgaatatttttaaattacacgagagaacgagagatgttataatccaaatgacgaaaatattttaagaatgtaagataatggaggatacgaatcgagggatattattaaaataaaaagacgggcgttaaaataatttaacggaaaaatgcgggatgttacacctgcTTGCTTCATTTTTTCGCCACACCAAGTCATCCaattggaaagataatggttgtacttgcttattatagtagcttgcgattctttgtttgttgattgcttcttttatggCCGCCATTTCTCTGCGTTCTTCAACTAAGTTTAGATTTTCACGCAGTTCTTCGTTGTTGCTTCTTTCATCGAAGGAAGCTATGCGCATAGTTGGCACATTTATTTCGGCGGGTATTATAGCCTCGGACTCGtacaccaaactaaaaggtgtttcattAGTTGTGCCCTTTGGAGTTGTGCGGTGTGCCCACAAAACGTTAGGCAGTTCATCTATCCAACCCCTTTGACACAATCCCGGCCTTGCTTTGATTCCTAGAACGGCCATGGAGACGCGACCGGTAGCATAGGATGTCGCGGAGCCTTGCTTACCGGTGCATGAAGTTGACACGATTGACACTTGCGTATTACCTCTGCGACATCTCTGTACATTGATGGCCAATAATATCCGAGCCGCATTATTTTGGACGCAACTGTTTTGTGTCACGAATGCAGAGCGCACATTACCTCGTGTACTTCCCGTATGATTGACTCCGCTTGAGTTGGATTAAGGCACCGCAAATGAGGTCCCAGAAAAGACTTTCTATATAGAATTCCCTTGTCTAACAGATACATTGGTGCTTTCATCTTAATCTTTCTTGTTTTACTTGAATCTATCGGCAATGTACCTTTGGTTAAAAATTCTATTATTGGGGTCATCCAACTCTGCTTCTCTTCTTCAACTGCAGCCGAAACACTGTCTTCTTCAATAGATTTTACTTTAACTTCCTCAacccaaatttctttcttaaaatgacTGAATGTTAATGCAGCTAACTTActtagcgcatccgcctttttATTCAGCGTCCTTGAAACCTGAGTTATCTGGAATAAATCGAAGTCAACTGCTAGCTCTTGCACAAGCTTTAAGTATTTTTGCATTTATTCATCGTGTGTTTTGAATATTCCATTAAATTGGTTTGCAACTAACTACGAATCAACATATACTGACAGTTCTTTAATCTCCAAATATTTTGCTATCCGCATCCCAGATAACAATGCTTCATATTCAGCTTCATTATTTGTGACAGGGAAGCTGAATCGCAGTGCGAAGGTATATTCCTCTCCTTCTGGACTTTTTAGGACTATTCCTGCCCCTGCACCTTCTGGGCCATAAGCCCCGTCTGTGTGCATTTCCCACAGCTATTCGGGcggaggtggtatttcttttgattcatgcGAGACTTCGATTTCTCCGGCTGTTTTagccagataatctgctaggacttgcCCTTTTACCGCACTTCATGGTGAGAAGCTTATTTCATGCTCTcccaattcaatagcccatttggccatgcgaccagaattttctggtttatatagcacctgctcaacaagTATCAGCGAATGTAAATTTCCTAGGATTTATCAAGCAATTTTATATTTATTTGACGACAAATTGTTGTTTGTCGTACCTGATTTATCGGCTTATCTGTTAGGACCCTTATTGGGTGCGCTTGGAAATATCTTCGTAAGCGTCTAGCCGTATGCACGAGTGCATAAACCAGTTTTTCGATTGCATGATAGTTTAATAGTTTAATTCGCTTCCTGTCAAAGCTTTGCTAACAATTTATACAGGCATTTGTACCTGTTCCCACAACATAATTATATAACTTCAAATTCCTATTGATTGAAAATTAGCTATTTTTAATTTTATAGTGCGTACCTGTCCTCTGTCAGCTATTAATactgaacttattgcttccttcGATGCTGCTAAGTATAGTATCAACGTTTCTCCCGCAATCGGCGCAGTCATTGTTGACAGCTCTTTCAGCAACTTTTTCATTTCTTGAAACACCACTTCTGCTTCCTCCGTCCACTTGAAATCCGTTTTCTTTAAGCAATTCTTCAATGTCCCGAAAAAGGGGAGTGATCGCTCTGCGAATTTTGATAAGAACCTCGTTAATGCCGCCAACTTACCCGTTAAACTTTGTACTTCTTTTTTATTTCTTGGTGATGGCATATTCTCGATTGCCTCTATTTTCTTTGGGTTTGCACGTATCCCGCACTCAGTTATTATATGACCAAGAAACTTTCCTTCTTCCTCTCCAAAACTGCACTTCGACGGGTTGAGCTTCATATTAATCTTTCTTAACAACGCGAACGTTTCTAATATGTCTTCTAACAGACCTTGTTTTGTTGTGCTTTTTATAACTAGGTCGTTAACGTATGCTTCCAAATTTCTCCCAATCTGACCTTTGAAAGCTTCGTCTATTACCCGTTGGTATGTTGCTCCAGCATTTTTTAAACAAAATGGCATCTTAGTATAGCAGTATATGCCCTGGCTTGTGTGGAAAGCAGTCTTATCCTCATCGTCCGCTGCCATCTGTATTtgatggtatcctttgtacgcATCCAAAAAACATTTGTATCGAAAGCCAGCTAACGATTCAACATTCTAGTCTATTTCTggtaaaggataattgtccttgggacaagctttatttgaaatgtcccgttcttattgattaaaaacgttccatattaattgatttcgttgcgaggttttgacctctatatgagacgtttttcaaagactgcattcatttttaaaacaaaccataacctttatttcatagataaaggttttaaaaaaagctttacgtagattatcaaataatgataatctaaaatatcctgtttacacacgaccattacataatggtttacaatacaaatatgttacaacaaaataagtttcttgaatgcagtttttacacaatatcatacaagcatggactccaaatctcgtccttatttaagtatgcgacagcagaagctcttaataatcacctgagaataaacatgcttaaaacgtcaacaaaaatgttggtgagttataggtttaacctatatatatcaaatcataataatagaccacaagatttcatatttcaatacacatcccatacatagagataaaaatcattcatatggtgaacacctggtaaccgacattaacaagatgcatatataagaatatccccatcattccgggacacccttcggatatgatataaatttcgaagtactaaagcatccggttctttggatggggtttgttaggcccaatagatctatctttaggattcgcgtcaattagggtgtctgttccctaattcttagattaccagacttaataaaaaagggcatattcgatttcgataattcaaccatagaatgtagtttcacgtacttgtgtctactttgtaaatcatttataaaacctgcatgtattctcatcccaaaaatattagattttaaaagtgggactataactcactttcacagatttttacttcgtcgggaagtaagacttggccactggttgattcacgaacctataacaatatatacatatatatcaaagtatgttcaaaatatatttacaacacttttaatatattttgatgttttaagtttattaagtcagctgtcctcgttagtaacctacaactagttgtccacagttagatgtatagaaataaatcgataaatattatcttgaatcaatccacgacctagtgtatacgtatctcagtattgatcacaactcaaactatatatattttggaatcaacctcaaccctgtatagctaactccaacattcacatatagagtgtctatggttgttccgaaatatatatagatgtgtcgacatgataggtcgaaacattgtatacg
Proteins encoded in this region:
- the LOC139864668 gene encoding uncharacterized protein, producing the protein MQKYLKLVQELAVDFDLFQITQVSRTLNKKADALSKLAALTFSHFKKEIWVEEVKVKSIEEDSVSAAVEEEKQSWMTPIIEFLTKGTLPIDSSKTRKIKMKAPMYLLDKGILYRKSFLGPHLRCLNPTQAESIIREVHEVMCALHS